The stretch of DNA tacacattgaaaatgaGTTAAACAATACATGAATTTGTAACTGATTATTGGGATGATCTTCGGATCTAACCTGATATAACTGGTTGAACACTATTGAGTATCATGGTAATGCCAAGAAGTGATGCTAACTTAGAAACTGCCCTTTGCATCTCTAcactctcagtgaaaatgacaGCAATATGATCTTTTGCAACCATAATAATGACAGCAGAAAGTATTCCAAAGATGAGGGACTGAGTAACTGTCACAATCACTGAATACTTTGCTGCTTTCGGGTGCCCTGATCCAAGCTCATTGGAAACCCTCACACTGAGAGgaggagaaaaaagaaagaaagaaaatttttcattagtcgtaagaaaacacaaaaatccTTTACACTGAGATGAGAAACTAGGATAGACAAGTCTTACCTAATAGCTGCATTGATCCCTATGAATAGCATGCCTTCCCAACCATCTATATTCATGCTGAAACAGGAAAAGAAAGAAGCtaatatcaaattaataattcaagaaaaaaaaccaGGAAGCTTTTGTGGTGTATCTGTTTCAAAACTTAGAAATGTATCTTGTTAAGTGCATTTGATTGTGCCTTTTATACAAAAGGagattactattttatttttataacaaaatggTGTTTTGACTTTTGAAGTTTATGTGATTTCTTAGATATGGTTATAACATCCAAATAAAATAAgatcatttttttcttaaaaaaaaaagtacttatccaaaaaatatgattttaagAATCAGACTGAATCAGTCATTTCAACTAAGTTAATCGAAATCGATCACCATATCGATTCGGTTTAGATGAAAAATCGACTGTTAGAGAATCggttaacaaataaaaaaagataaaaattagttaacTGATTAAACCAGTAcgttaatacatatatatacactatTAAAATGTGTATAGTCACACTTATATTGAGACTCACACCCCATTCAAGTACACATCAACCGTTATATATGTTAGTTCAGAATACAATGATGACTATATTTCTCAAGAAACAAAATTTGTCTTACCATATTGAAAGTGAGCCAACAGCAATAACTGGGTTGTCAAGGTGTCCAGTGAGAACAATCAAAATCATGAAATACCAAATCTCAAGGCAAAGCATGACAGCTGAAGCAAAAGACAACTTGGTAAAATTCCAAAGATCCTTAAATGCTAACCATGACAAACCCTTCCACCCTTCAGTGCACCAATTAACAACATAAACCAATTGTGACAAAGAAATCCCCCAAGCAGTTATATTATATGCTGCAGCAGCACCTGCTGTTCCCCAACCAAGCAACTTGATGAAAAGTGCAAGAATGCCAATGTGGACAATGAGGGATACAAAACCAAGCCATGCTAGAATTGCAACTCTACTTTGTGCTTGCAAGAACTTTTGTGTGGTGAAATTGATGGCTAAGGAGAACATTTGAGGAATGCTTTGGATTGTGAATGTTCCAGCAAGCTCAGCAATTTCATGATCTTGCCCAAGGAGTATTAGGATTGGTTCAGAATAAATGTAAATTGGTAAGAGCAATATGCATGCACCAAATAAGATTATCCAAGATCTTTGCATATATATTCCAAGCATTTCTACTTGTCCAGCACCATATGCTTGACCACATAGCGTCTCTAATGCACTAGCCATACCTAGCTGCAAAATTTGTGTAACAACTTAACaactctttattttctttctctctgtTATACATTCTCAATATGTAACAGAATAAGTAACTTTATTTGTATTCTAAATACTacataaagatagaaaaaaattgagaaataaaTTCAATTCGGATTAATGGAGAAAAGGGTTATAATATCTAACATCTAATACAACTATTTGCTAATGAGTTCAAAGAGTTCATTAGTAAAACTTGGAAGTGAAATATTCATAGGTAGCTATATATCATTTTTAACtatatttagaaaatttttCCTATGATTTTTTCCTGTGCAAATGAAAATGTCATAATAATCAAGCAGATATTTACAATGAATATGCTAATTTTAGAACCCTTACCAAGAATCCAAATGATAAATTTGAGATGACAGAGAGGGAGATAGCAACTGCAGAAAGCTCCAAATTACCAAGATGGCCAACAAATATATTTGTGAAGGAATTAACAGCATAATTGCATAGTATATTGAAAGCAATAGGTCCTGCAATGGCCCAAAGCTTAATAGACTCCAAAATAAACACATGAATAAAATCTTTTAAGCCATTTATTCCATGTTCATAGTCACCTAAATTTATCTCCACTAATCCATCAGGTGCATGATGAAGCTCTGCAGCttccaaagaagaagaaacaaacaATGGTGTCTCACCCTTTGATATATTAACACCAACCTTAGAGGATAATTTACCAGAGGATGAGCCATTATTGCTCTCCTCTGAATAActcttcatcattttttttagtaCCTATTTTTCTTGAATGTAGCAGTTCTGCACACACATTCACACAAAATCATATACTCTAGAACTTGATTATTTTCATTTGTTTCTATGAACAAACTTGAATCTAATTTTTGTTTGGTGAAAAGGTAGCTATAATTTAGGTGTGGCCTTAGGGATGAATGAATTTACgaccaagaaaaaggtgaaggAGTTTCATCCATTCACCATAGTTActttgtgttcaagaatcaacgttGAGAATCATATCTTAGTGTATTTTCATTGGCTATAGATAGAATAACATTGCGCAAAATCAGTGTAacatttattatgtttttacgGTTAAAGATTACTCCAACATTCTTGCATCTAATAGATTATGGCCCCTATATAAGTGGATACTAATATCTAATTAGGCAGAGCTTAATCTTTTGGATATTTTATTAGTTCAAAATTTAACACCTTTCCAAATATCTTAAAAACTTAAGTTAGTAAATAACAACAATTACTTATATTTATTCGTATTTTATACACAGAGTTTACACAAAATCCTTCAGCAGTAGATAATTAACTCTCCTAGtaagtaataaattaaatttgaatgcCGTTGTTTTACAAGTAAGGGTGTTCATGGATTGGATCGTATTCGCAGATCTCCGGTAAATATCCACATCCGATCCAAAAATTGCGGATATGATCCGATTCGCAGATTGATCAGATTGAATCTGCACCCTTTAAGGATCGGATCGCGGATCTCTACTGTGCATCTGCGTAACAGATCCACAGATTcgcacaataataattaaaaaaataaatatatatatgtttggtattatatttacttgtttgtatgttttagttagtagttattatttatatattgtattattttatttttgttatttagaaaaaaattgattaaaaatattttaggaataaataggttttaaaagtgtaaaaaaaatatttttattgaattttttacataaaaatataattaaaaagagaagGTTCAATTATGCGGATATACCGATATCTGATCCGATCCTATCTGATTCGTAAATGTGCGAATCAGATTGAATTAGATCCAACACTAAAAAATACAGATATCATATCTAATCCAGGTAGTAATGTCTTGTAACTCCATACATTTATGTATGTTTTAACATTAGAAGTAAAAcgatcttaaaaaaaaaaaacttcactCGAACTCTCCATTATTAATGATAAATATTatcttatttcttaatttttggtataatataattaagtattatttgttttgcttaatttttatttatttattacgttactattgaaatataaattaatcCTTATACTTTAATAGCTTTTGTTCAGATCAATAGGAGTAAATCCTCCAATATCCATCTACCAAAAACTACAACTAATCAAACTTAAAGATATAAACTTAAAGATCTTTGTAGACTTATTATAAACTTAAATCCTCCAATATCCATCTACCAAAAACTACAACTAATCAAACTTAAAGATATAAACTTAAAGATCTTTGTAGACTTATTATAAACTTAAAGATCTTTGTAGACAAAATAAGTCGCACAAAAGATCAGTCTCTTTTAgtctctaaaatttgaattaccCCTATTTAATTTGCGAGCATGACTCATGTTAGTCCAAAAACAATTTCGGATGGACAAACATTAGACGTTAAAGGAATGCTGACGTGGATAGCCGGATGCTATTGAGTCTGTAAAACGTCGTTTTGGTTTTAGCACTGAAATAGTCCAAAAACGTGATATTAATCGAAATTTTTCCTCCCAAAACAAGTGATTCGACATCTTTTTTTTGGCTATTGGAGCGCAAAAACCAAAActgcataataataataataataataataataataataataataataatgatgatgagaaagagagagagaagttcaTTCTTACTCTCTTAATTAAGGGAAAAGGGACTTATGTATACAAGAAAATATTCAATATCCACCAAGATATATACATGAAAATGTAAATGTAAGGAGACAGGTTTACAAAACCAACATGCATATTTTTTCCCCAAAAATAAAACAccaaagagaaaataaataaatacttatgCATTCTTAAACACAAAAAGCACCCATCACTTAAACATTTACCTTGGAATCTTGAGCACTGCTTCATTCTTTCActacctaataataataatatgcaaCTTCCATACCTAAAGGAATTGCTTTTAATTCTTTCTGAACCTCATTTTTCTCGTGATGGCCTACTAACTAAAGTAATGTCTTCTGTCAAAGCATggtaaattgaaattgaatctGTATCTACCATCACCTAGCCATGAACTCCGTCTATCTTCCTCGGATTTAGCaagttttgatctttaaaattgaaacaattaattCGCCGTGTGCGTCTCATCAAAATATCATTTCCTGTAACATGGAAGAATATGATCATTTCGCACCAAATCATAACTGGTTGATGACAAAATTATACCCTCTTCGTTTCACAATACCTGAGGTACATTTGTAAATTAATGTGTTCGGATACAAAATATCTAAATACAATTT from Arachis duranensis cultivar V14167 chromosome 4, aradu.V14167.gnm2.J7QH, whole genome shotgun sequence encodes:
- the LOC107485830 gene encoding protein DETOXIFICATION 34 — translated: MMKSYSEESNNGSSSGKLSSKVGVNISKGETPLFVSSSLEAAELHHAPDGLVEINLGPIAFNILCNYAVNSFTNIFVGHLGNLELSAVAISLSVISNLSFGFLLGMASALETLCGQAYGAGQVEMLGIYMQRSWIILFGACILLLPIYIYSEPILILLGQDHEIAELAGTFTIQSIPQMFSLAINFTTQKFLQAQSRVAILAWLGFVSLIVHIGILALFIKLLGWGTAGAAAAYNITAWGISLSQLVYVVNWCTEGWKGLSWLAFKDLWNFTKLSFASAVMLCLEIWYFMILIVLTGHLDNPVIAVGSLSICMNIDGWEGMLFIGINAAISVRVSNELGSGHPKAAKYSVIVTVTQSLIFGILSAVIIMVAKDHIAVIFTESVEMQRAVSKLASLLGITMILNSVQPVISGVAVGGGWQALVAYINLFCYYIVGLPLGFLLGYKMGLRVEGIWIGMICGTILQTMILLYIIYTTNWNREVEEASKRMRKWTGQELELHSMS